Proteins encoded within one genomic window of Camelina sativa cultivar DH55 chromosome 19, Cs, whole genome shotgun sequence:
- the LOC104767452 gene encoding putative pentatricopeptide repeat-containing protein At1g28020, producing the protein MTHNLQQHARRILAYSSRPRFFCSYINGTLPSPASNQTLLSRIEAAADRKAEITTVLEHWRQQQQQRGNQLNPSLVRGIVEKLNCSKRYSQALEVSEWMSKQKICNLVPEDFTTRFHLIENVLGLEEAEKFLESIPENLRGESIYTSLLRNYSRQPGLRALSKAESTFKKMRKLGLLLRPSPYNSMTSLYSSRENRDKVDEILQEMMENNVEFDNVTVNNALRVYAAVSDVETMDKFLADWSAITILDGLTVLDMAEAYLRVGLKEKAIKLLRRREGYMSIESYGELMRLYGEAGEREDVYRIWVLYKKTSNKNNEGFRALIGSLLNLDDIKGAEEVYHNEWEGSGLEFDLQILNMLVSCYRKKGMVKKAEKLVSKTMRNRGLVKPITPFLNELGKKGNQVSPSDLRDLIKNLHDSNQLSKALEASSWMCEKKAFNLFSEDYATRLQLTRKVLGLEEAERFFESSIPENMKDYSVYATLLTLHTRSEMNLVKAEAVFEKMRELGLVSKLYPFNLMISLYSELRKRSKVNKLLSDMKQNNIEPDNVTMNNVLRVNADVSAIDSMEKYKKEWAAADGDDNNNITKLEVRTIDAMAKAYERAGLVLKAIETTTSNREVYRLWDMYKVKADGDIKRDKITSKSEIGKIWNEGYRNVISSLLKLEDVKGAEKIYGEWELKGIVMDTRIPCLLISRYIKEDDQVKMKNVVDSSRKKERRMHVEKVVNITLVEDVLTLLAVPSGTILLVWVLTKGPIFPIIF; encoded by the coding sequence ATGACGCATAATCTTCAGCAACACGCAAGGCGAATCCTCGCTTACAGTAGCAGGCCTCGTTTCTTCTGCTCATACATCAACGGAACCCTACCGTCTCCGGCGTCGAACCAAACTCTGCTGAGTCGGATCGAAGCGGCTGCGGATCGGAAAGCAGAAATCACAACGGTGCTTGAGCATTggcgacaacaacaacaacaacgtgGGAATCAGTTAAACCCTTCTCTGGTGAGAGGTATCGTCGAGAAGCTCAACTGTTCCAAGAGATATAGTCAAGCCCTAGAGGTATCAGAGTGGATGAGTAAACAAAAGATTTGCAATCTCGTCCCGGAAGACTTCACAACTCGATTTCATCTGATTGAAAACGTTTTGGGtttggaagaagcagagaagtTCTTGGAGAGCATCCCGGAGAATCTAAGAGGTGAGTCTATCTACACTTCCCTGTTAAGAAATTACTCAAGACAACCCGGGTTAAGAGCTCTGAGCAAAGCCGAATCTACTttcaagaagatgaggaagctAGGGTTGCTCTTGAGACCTTCACCGTACAACTCGATGACATCACTCTATAGCTCTCGCGAAAACAGAGATAAGGTCGATGAGATCCTACAAGAGATGATGGAGAACAACGTTGAGTTCGATAACGTCACCGTGAACAACGCGTTGAGAGTATACGCTGCTGTATCTGATGTGGAGACCATGGACAAGTTTCTAGCTGATTGGAGTGCGATTACAATACTTGATGGGCTCACGGTACTTGACATGGCTGAGGCTTATCTGAGAGTTGGTTTGAAGGAAAAGGCTATAAAACTGCTTCGTAGAAGAGAGGGATATATGAGTATCGAGTCGTATGGGGAACTCATGAGGCTATATGGTGAAgcaggagagagagaagatgtgTACCGTATATGGGTTTTGTACAAGAAGACAAGTAACAAGAACAATGAGGGATTTAGAGCTTTGATTGGTTCTctcttgaatcttgatgatATCAAAGGAGCAGAGGAGGTATACCACAATGAGTGGGAGGGCTCAGGTCTTGAGTTTGATCTCCAAATCCTAAATATGTTGGTGTCTTGTTATCGCAAAAAGGGAATGGTGAAGAAAGCAGAGAAACTGGTGAGCAAGACTATGAGGAACAGAGGATTGGTTAAACCAATCACTCCGTTTCTGAATGAACTTGGGAAAAAGGGGAATCAAGTGAGTCCGTCGGATTTGAGAGACCTCATCAAGAACCTGCATGATTCAAACCAGTTGTCCAAAGCACTTGAGGCATCATCATGGATGTGTGAAAAAAAGGCGTTTAATCTTTTTTCAGAAGATTATGCAACTAGGCTTCAACTTACTCGGAAAGTTTTGGGtttggaagaagcagagaggTTTTTCGAAAGCAGCATCCCGGAGAATATGAAGGATTACTCTGTCTACGCCACACTCTTAACGTTGCACACAAGATCTGAAATGAATCTAGTCAAAGCAGAAGCCGTTTTTGAGAAGATGAGAGAGCTAGGTCTCGTCTCCAAACTTTACCCATTCAACTTGATGATATCTCTCTACAGTGAGCTAAGAAAACGAAGCAAGGTCAATAAGCTTCTATCTGATATGAAGCAGAACAATATTGAGCCTGATAATGTCACGATGAACAACGTTTTGAGAGTTAACGCAGACGTATCCGCCATAGACTCGatggagaagtacaagaaagagTGGGCTGCTGCTGATggtgatgataataataacataacCAAGCTTGAAGTGAGGACGATTGATGCGATGGCAAAGGCTTACGAAAGAGCCGGGCTAGTACTAAAGGCGATAGAGACGACAACAAGTAACAGGGAAGTGTACCGTCTATGGGATATGTACAAGGTCAAGGCAGATGGAGATATTAAAAGAGATAAGATCACCTCTAAATCAGAGATAGGAAAGATTTGGAATGAAGGATATCGAAATGTGATTAGCTCTTTGTTGAAGCTTGAAGATGTGAAAGGAGCTGAGAAGATATATGGAGAGTGGGAGCTGAAAGGAATTGTTATGGATACACGAATACCGTGTTTGCTAATCTCTCGTTAcatcaaagaagatgatcaagTGAAGATGAAGAATGTAGTGGATTCGAGTAGGAAGAAGGAAAGGCGGATGCATGTTGAGAAGGTGGTTAATATAACTTTGGTCGAGGATGTGTTGACGCTTCTCGCGGTTCCGTCTGGTACGATTTTGTTAGTATGGGTTTTAACAAAAGGGCCAATTTttccaattattttttaa
- the LOC104767451 gene encoding putative pentatricopeptide repeat-containing protein At1g28020 has translation MSVARNLQQHAKRLIAHTSRPRFFCTYRNGTLSSSATNQTLQSRIEAALDQKAAITTVLEQWRQQQGNQLNPSLVRGVFEKLHDSKRYSQALEVSNWMVNNKICNHLPEDLAVRFHLIENVLGLEEAEKFFKSIPENLKGESIYTALLKSYAKSGEKSLSKAEYTFKMMRKLGMLLRPSPYNSMVSLYSSLRNRVKVDVILQEMKENNIELDSLTVNNALRVYAAVSDVATMDKFLADWNETTTLEWLTTLDMAKSYEGLMRLYGEAGEREDVYRIWDLYKKTRNKSNEGFRALIGSLLKLDDINGAEEIYYNEWECSGLEFDLRVPTMLISGYRAKGMVKKADNLLYKTMKNKRLAKPINPLIEDWLKNRNQVKPSNLRDLIKNLCDSNQLSKALEVSSLLCDRKSFNVFPEDYVTRLHLCEKVLGLEEAEKFFERSIPGNMKDYSVYNTLLTSYTTSDKRLEKAEGVFEKMRELGFLSILSPYNSMISLYIQLGKQGRAKNLLRVMKEKNIEHDSVTMNNVLRMYAGEDDVKTMETYKREWVDDDEQTKLEMRTTGEMAKAYERAGLLLKAMEITRSKREVQRLWNEYRKKAKEEVERDTLRPWVKREKIKNEEYRNVIRSLLKLGDVQGAEAIYGEWEPQGPEFDNGIPCLLISRYYEEDDEAKAKEVEYSSRQKRRRMQFKLFKEDLIGYAAGVVVSTVPTIVVLFFLHHPDYFFKFILSTVLFALLNYLTA, from the exons atgAGCGTGGCGCGTAATCTTCAGCAACACGCAAAGCGACTCATCGCTCACACTAGTAGGCCTCGATTCTTCTGCACCTACAGAAACGGAACCCTATCGTCTTCGGCGACGAACCAAACTCTTCAGAGTCGGATTGAAGCGGCTTTAGATCAGAAAGCAGCAATCACTACGGTGCTTGAGCAATGGCGACAACAACAGGGGAATCAGTTAAACCCTTCGTTGGTGAGAGGAGTCTTCGAGAAGCTCCACGATTCCAAAAGATATAGTCAAGCCCTAGAAGTATCAAACTGGATGGTCAATAACAAGATCTGTAATCACCTCCCTGAAGATTTGGCAGTTCGATTTCATCTAATCGAGAACGTTTTGGGattggaagaagcagagaagtTCTTTAAGAGCATCCCCGAGAATCTGAAAGGTGAATCTATCTACACTGCTCTGTTAAAGAGTTACGCAAAATCGGGTGAGAAATCTCTGAGTAAAGCCGAATATACTTTCAAGATGATGAGGAAGCTAGGTATGCTCTTGAGACCTTCACCTTACAACTCGATGGTCTCACTATACAGCTCTCTCAGAAACCGAGTTAAGGTCGATGTGATTTTGCAAGAGATGAAGGAGAACAACATTGAGCTAGATAGTCTCACCGTGAACAACGCTTTGCGAGTATACGCTGCTGTTTCTGATGTTGCGACAATGGACAAGTTTCTAGCTGATTGGAATGAAACTACAACGCTTGAGTGGCTCACAACGCTTGACATGGCAAAG TCTTATGAGGGACTCATGAGGCTATATGGTGAAgcaggagagagagaagatgtgTACCGTATATGGGACTTGTacaagaagacaagaaacaaGAGCAATGAGGGATTTAGAGCTTTGATTGGTTCTCTCTTGAAGCTTGATGATATAAACGGAGCAGAGGAGATATACTACAATGAGTGGGAGTGCTCAGGTCTTGAGTTCGATCTCCGAGTACCAACTATGTTGATCTCTGGCTATCGCGCAAAGGGAATGGTGAAGAAGGCAGATAACCTATTGTACAAGACTATGAAGAATAAAAGATTAGCTAAACCGATTAATCCATTGATTGAGGACTGGCTGAAAAATAGAAACCAAGTGAAGCCGTCCAACTTGAGAGACCTTATCAAGAATCTGTGTGACTCAAATCAGTTATCTAAAGCACTTGAGGTATCATCATTGCTGTGTGATAGAAAGAGTTTTAATGTTTTTCCAGAAGATTATGTTACTAGGCTTCATCTGTGTGAGAAAGTGTTGGGtttggaagaagcagagaagtTTTTCGAAAGAAGCATCCCGGGGAACATGAAGGATTACTCTGTCTACAACACTCTCTTAACCTCGTACACAACATCTGACAAAAGGCTAGAAAAAGCGGAAGGCGTTTTCGAGAAGATGAGAGAGCTAGGTTTCCTCTCAATTCTCTCCCCATACAACTCGATGATATCTCTCTATATTCAGCTTGGAAAGCAAGGTAGGGCCAAGAATCTTCTACGggtgatgaaggagaagaatatAGAGCATGACAGTGTCACGATGAACAACGTTTTGAGGATGTACGCAGGTGAAGATGACGTAAAGACAATGGAAACGTATAAGAGAGAgtgggttgatgatgatgaacaaaccAAGCTTGAAATGAGGACGACTGGTGAGATGGCAAAGGCTTACGAAAGAGCAGGGCTACTACTAAAGGCGATGGAGATAACTAGGAGTAAAAGAGAAGTGCAGCGTCTATGGAATGAGTACAGGAAGAAGGCAAAGGAAGAGGTTGAAAGAGATACGCTTCGCCCTTGGGtgaagagagaaaagattaaGAATGAAGAATATCGAAATGTGATTAGATCTCTGTTGAAGCTTGGCGATGTACAAGGAGCAGAAGCGATATATGGAGAATGGGAACCACAAGGACCCGAGTTCGATAACGGAATACCATGTCTGCTAATTTCTCGTTATTacgaggaagatgatgaagccaAGGCAAAGGAGGTAGAGTATTCGAGTAGACAGAAGCGGAGGCGGATGCAGTTTAAGCTGTTCAAGGAAGACTTGATCGGTTACGCGGCAGGGGTTGTCGTGTCTACGGTTCCTACGATCGTAGTATTGTTTTTTCTACACCATCCCGACTACTTTTTTAAGTTCATCTTAAGTACCGTTCTGTTTGCATTGTTGAACTATTTAACAGCCTAA
- the LOC104764885 gene encoding UDP-glycosyltransferase 76C2-like: METRETKPVILLFTFPLQGHLNPMFQLADIFFNRGFSIIVIHTEFNSPNSSKFPHFTFVSIPDGLSEPESYLDVIEFIHVLNSKCVAPFGDCLKKLLSQEPTAACVIVDAHWYFTDGLTEKFGIPRIVLRTVNLSAFVAFSKFHVLREKGYLSLQESKADSPVPELPYLRMKDLPWFQTEEPRSGDKLQRGTMKSLKSSSGIIFNAVEDLEPDQLDQSLKEFPVPLFCIGPFHRYISASSTSLLTQDMTCLSWLDKQEPNSVIYASLGSIVSIDESEFLEIAWGLRNSNQPFLWVVRPGSIHGKELIEILPKGFIESLQGRGKIVKWAPQPEILAHRATGGFLTHCGWNSTLEAICEAIPLICKPSFGDQRVNARYITDVWKIGLHLENKIERLEIENAVRTLMTSSEAEEIRKRILLMKETAEQCLKLQGSSFRNLEKLIAYILSF, translated from the exons ATGGAGACTAGAGAAACAAAACCAGTGATTCTTCTCTTTACTTTTCCTTTACAAGGTCACTTAAACCCAATGTTTCAGCTCGCCGACATTTTCTTCAACAGAGGCTTCTCCATCATTGTGATCCACACTGAGTTCAACTCTCCAAACTCTTCCAAATTCCCTCATTTCACTTTCGTCTCCATCCCCGATGGCTTGTCTGAACCCGAATCCTATCTGGATGTCATCGAGTTTATCCATGTCCTCAATTCCAAGTGTGTTGCTCCTTTCGGTGATTGCCTAAAGAAGCTTTTGTCTCAAGAACCAACTGCAGCTTGTGTGATTGTAGATGCTCATTGGTACTTCACTGACGGTTTAACCGAAAAATTCGGTATCCCGAGGATTGTACTCCGAACGGTTAACCTCTCAGCTTTCGTCGCTTTCTCGAAGTTTCATGTACTACGAGAGAAAGGGTACCTTTCTTTACAAG AGTCTAAGGCAGACTCACCGGTACCCGAGCTTCCATATCTTAGAATGAAAGATCTTCCATGGTTCCAGACAGAAGAACCAAGATCTGGGGATAAGTTACAGAGAGGTACGATGAAGTCACTGAAGTCTTCCTCAGGGATCATATTCAACGCCGTTGAAGATCTTGAACCAGATCAGCTTGACCAATCCCTTAAAGAATTCCCAGTTCCACTCTTCTGTATTGGACCCTTTCATAGGTACATTTCAGCTTCATCTACCAGCTTACTTACACAAGACATGACCTGTCTCTCCTGGTTAGACAAGCAAGAACCCAACTCCGTGATCTACGCAAGTCTTGGAAGCATTGTCTCCATCGATGAATCTGAATTCTTGGAGATCGCTTGGGGTCTAAGAAACAGCAACCAGCCTTTTCTATGGGTGGTTAGACCCGGTTCAATCCACGGCAAGGAATTGATAGAGATTCTTCCTAAAGGGTTCATCGAAAGTCTCCAAGGTCGAGGTAAAATAGTGAAATGGGCACCTCAGCCCGAAATTTTAGCTCACCGTGCAACAGGCGGGTTCTTGACacattgtggatggaactcaacACTTGAGGCCATATGTGAAGCTATACCATTGATTTGCAAACCTTCTTTTGGGGACCAGAGAGTGAATGCTAGATACATTACCGATGTTTGGAAGATCGGATTGCATTTGGAGAACAAGATAGAGAGACTAGAGATCGAAAACGCGGTTAGAACACTAATGACAAGCTCAGAAGCAGAAGAGATCCGCAAGAGGATCTTGCTAATGAAGGAAACTGCTGAACAATGCCTTAAGCTTCAAGGTTCATCGTTTCGGAATCTCGAAAAGTTAATTGCTTATATATTGTCTTTCTAA